ACAACTAACTGACCTGGTACTTGCCTTCTACGCTTGATGATTTAACTATAATCTACTCTAAAAAAGATTTCATCGTTATATTACGAAAAATTACAATTAATGTAATATGAGAGAAAGTGAAGGTTTGTGGATTTTTCTCATTATAGCATGTCGCCAGCCCATTCCGAAATGAGATAATTACGTGATTATTTTGAAATTCATCAGATTATCCTCTCTTTCCATCCTCATCGCTTACCTCCGACACGAAACCAGAAACGGATACCCCCCAGGAATTGTCTTAATAATGAGTGGTTAAGTAGGGAATAAGCCATAAGCCAAATGGCCAGAAATAGCCTTCATCCTCTTGTGGATTATAACCTTTATTATCTACAACCAAAAGTCAACAAGGTATCAATAAGCCCTTTTGCTGATTTCATTCGAAAAAAAGGCCGCTTGCGCGGCCTTTTATCAGATGAGCATCAGCGATGTTCTACGGAATGGCTGTGTTCAATATCTTCACTTTTCCGGCTGAAGCGGCGGCGTACCACCACAAAGAAGACCGGGACGAAGAAGATAGCCAGAACCGTTGCGGTGACCATCCCGCCCATAACGCCGGTACCTACGGCGTTCTGCGCGCCGGAACCGGCACCGGAGCTGATAACCAGTGGCATAACGCCCAGAATGAACGCCAGAGAGGTCATCAGGATCGGACGTAAACGCATACGAACCGCATCCAGCGTCGCTTCAATCAGGCCTTTGCCCTCTTTATCCATCAGATCTTTGGCGAATTCGACGATCAGTATCGCGTTCTTCGCCGACAACCCAATGGTGGTGAGCAGGCCCACCTGGAAGTAAACGTCGTTGGTCAGACCGCGGAAAGTGGCCGCTAACAGCGCACCAATTACCCCCAGCGGAACCACCAGCATAACGGAGAACGGAATCGACCAGCTCTCATACAACGCCGCCAGACACAGGAAGACGACAATCAGTGAGATGGCATACAGGGCAGGGGCCTGGTTACCGGACAGACGTTCCTGGTAGGACATCCCCGTCCAGTCGTAGCCGATACCGGATGGCAGCTTACTGGCCAACTGCTCCATCATTGCCATCGCTTCACCGGTACTCTTACCCGGTGCCGCCTGACCTAAGATCTCCATAGAAGGCAGACCGTTATAGCGTTCCAGACGCGGTGAACCGTATTCCCAGCGTGAAGACGAGAAGGCTGAGAACGGCACCATTTGACCATCGCTGCCGCGCACATACCAGTTACCGATATCTTCCGGCAACATACGGTATTTGGCTTCGGACATGACGTAAACTTTCTTCACACGACCGCGGTCGATAAAGTCGTTCACATAGCTTCCGCCCCATGCGGCACCCAGCGTGGTATTAATGTCGCTAATGGAAACACCTAGCGCCTGTGCTTTTTCCTGGTCGATATCAATCTTGAACTGCGGCGTATCTTCCAGACCGTTCGGACGAACGCCGACCAGCAGATCCGGATGTTTTGCCACTTCGCCGAACAACTGGTTACGCGCCTGGGTCAGTTTTTCGTGACCGAGTCCCGCCTGGTCAATCAACTGGAAGTCAAAACCAGTCGCGGTTCCCAGTTCCACAATCGCGGGCAGGTTAAAGGCGAATACCATGGCGTCTTTAATCTGCGAGAAGGCGGCAGAAGCGCGTTGGGTAATGGCTTCAACCTTGTTCTCTTCACCCGGACGGTCAGCCCAGTCTTTCAATGAGACGAACGCGATACCGGTGTTCTGACCACGACCTGCAAAGCCGAAGCCGTTAACCGCAAACACCGATTCAACGTTGTTCTTCTCTTTGGTAAGGAAGTAGTCGGTCATCTCATCAAGCACTTTCTGCGTCCGTTCCTGGGTCGCACCGGCAGGCAACTGGGCCATGCTCAGGAATACGCCCTGGTCTTCGTCCGGCAGGAAGGAGCTTGGCAGACGGACGAACAGGAACGCCATGCCGACGACGATGATCAGATACAGCAGCAGATAACGACCGGTGCTGCGCAGAATATTACCCACGCTGTCGGTGTAATGGTGCGTGCTCTTATCGAACATGCGGTTAAACCAGCCGAAGAAGCCTTTCTTGCCTTCACCGTGGTCGCCTTTGGCAACCGGTTTAAGCATGGTGGCGCACAGCGCCGGCGTCAGGATCAACGCAACCAGTACGGACAGCGCCATTGCGGACACAATGGTGATGGAGAACTGACGATAAATCGCACCGGTAGATCCGCCAAAGAAAGCCATCGGGATAAATACCGCAGACAGCACCATTGCGATACCCACCAGTGCACCCTGAATCTGCCCCATGGATTTACGCGTGGCTTCTTTCGGCGGTAGCCCCTCTTCGGACATGACTCGTTCGACGTTCTCGACCACCACGATGGCGTCATCCACCAACAGGCCGATGGCGAGCACCATCCCGAACATCGTCAGGGTGTTTATCGAGAAGCCAAAAGCGGCAAGCACCGCAAAGGTCCCCAACAGAACGACCGGTACTGCAATAGTCGGGATCAGCGTTGCGCGGAAGTTCTGCAGGAACAGATACATCACGAGGAACACGAGGATGATCGCTTCCGCCAGCGTTTTCACCACTTCGTGAATAGAGATTTTCACGAACGGGGTGGTGTCATACGGGTAAACGATTTTCAGGCCTGACGGGAAGAAAGGTTCCATCTTCACCAGTTCGGCACGGATCGCCGCGGCGGTATCCAGCGCGTTCGCGCCGGTCGCCAGTTTGATCCCCAGACCGGAGGCCGGTTTACCGTTGAACTTCGCGATGATGTCGTAGTTCTCGCCGCCCAGTTCAATTTTCGCGACGTCACGCAGGCGAACCTGAGAGCCGTCCTGGTTCACTTTCAGCAGGATTTTGCCGAACTCGTCGGTTGACGTCAGACGGGTCTGGGCAATAATCGATGCGTTAAGCTGCTGGCCTTTCACCGGCGGCGTACCGCCTAACTGACCGGCAGCTACCTGGGCGTTCTGCGCTTTGATAGCCGCAATGACATCGACCGGGGTCAACTGATACTTGTTGAGTTCGGTCGGGTCCATCCAGATACGCATCGCATACTGCGAACCAAACAGCTGAACGTCACCCACGCCGGAAGTACGGCTGATGGTGTCTTTCATGTTGGCGGCGACGTAATCCGAAATATCTTCCTGCGTCATAGTGCCGTCGGTATTGATAACCCCGACAACCATCAGGAAGCTACTGGACGACTTCTCAACGCTCACACCCTGTTGTTGTACTTCCTGCGGCAGCAACGGCATCGCCAACTGCAGTTTGTTCTGCACCTGAACCTGCGCGATATCTGCATCCGTACCGGATTCAAACGTCAGGGTGATCTGCACGGTACCCGTGGAGTCACTGTTTGAGGACATGTACATCAGGTTATCGATACCGTTCATATTCTGTTCGATAACCTGCGTGACCGTATCCTGCACGGTTTTGGCATCAGCGCCAGGGTAGGTTGCGGAGATCGTCACTGCGGGCGGCGCAATCGTCGGATATTGCGCGACCGGCAGCTTGAGGATCGCAAGCCCCCCTGCCAACATGATGATGATGGCGATCACCCATGCAAATATGGGGCGATCGATAAAGAAATTAGGCATGTCTTAACGGCTCCTGTTTAAGTTAAGACTTAGACTGCTCAGGCTGGCTACCGCTAGCGGCTTGCTGGTTGTTCTCTGCGGTAATCTCTTGTGCTTTCACCTGCGCACCAGGACGCACTTTCTGCAGCCCACTGATAATGACGCGTTCGCCTGCTTTCAGACCACTGGTCACCAGCCATTTGTTGCCAATCGCCTGACTGGCCACGATTTGACGGTTTTCCACTTTGTCATCCGCACCCACAACCAGCACGGTAGCATCGCCGCGCGGCGTACGGGTCACGCCTTGTTGCGGCACCAGTAACGCAGTAGGGTTGGTTCCTTCTTCCAGACGCGCGCGAACAAACATTCCCGGCAATAAGGTGTGATCCGGGTTAGGGAAGACGGCGCGGATGGTGATAGAACCGGTGGTCTGATCGACGGTCACGTCTGAAAACTCAAGCGTACCGGTCTGCGGGAATTTGATGCCGTCGCTGGTCACCAGCTCGACTTTCGCCTTGCCGTTTTCCTGCTTCAACGTTCCATTAGCCAGTTCTTGTTTCAGACGCAGGAAGTCGTTGCTCGACTGCGTCACGTCAACATAGATAGGATCGAGCTGCTGCACGGTTGCCAGCGCTGTCGCCTGACCGTTTTGCACCAGCGCGCCTTCCGTCACGGCAGATTTACCAATACGGCCGCTAATCGGAGAGGTCACTTTGGTGTACGCCAGGTTAATGCGCGCGGTTTCAACGGCGGCTTTCGCGGCAACGACAGCGGCATTCGCCTGTTGCGCATCGGCCAGCGCCTGATCGTAATCTTGTTGGCTGATGTACTGCGTGCCGAGCAGCTTTTTATAACGGTTAACCGTTACCTGAGCGATGCTGGCAGCGGCCTGGGCTTTCGCCAGATCGCCTTTCGCGCTTTCATAAGTGGCTTGATACGTCGCAGGATCAATCTGATAGAGAGACACTCCTGCTTCGATATCACTACCTTCCTCGAAATTACGCTTCAGGATAATCCCGCTTACCTGAGGACGAACTTCCGCAATACGGAAAGCACTGGTGCGACCCGGCAGTTCAGTTGTGATCTGTAGAGGTTCGGTTTTGAGCGTCACAACCCCAACTTCTGGCATCTGCTGGCCCCCTTGTTGGGCCTGTTTGTCGTCACATCCTGTAAGCGCTAAGCTGCCTGAGAGCATCAGAACGACCGCCAGAGGCGTAAACCCTCTGTTTTTGTTCATATGTAAACCTCGAGTGTCCGATTTCAAATTGATCAATGGTCAAAAGTCCACAAACCCATTGCTGCGTTTATATTATCGTCGTGCTATGGTACATACATCCATAAATGTATGTAAATCTAACACCTGTAAATTCACCGACATATGGCACGAAAAACCAAACAACAAGCGCAGGAAACACGACAACACATCCTGGATGTAGCGCTACGGTTGTTCTCGCAACAAGGGGTATCTTCCACCTCGCTGGCGGAGATTGCAAAAGCCGCTGGCGTAACTCGCGGTGCAATCTATTGGCATTTCAAAAACAAGTCGGATTTATTTAGTGAAATCTGGGAACTATCAGAATCCAGTATTGGTGAGCTTGAGACTGAGTATCAGGCAAAATTCCCCGACGATCCACTATCAGTGTTAAGAGAAATACTCGTTCATCTCCTTGAATCTACCGTGACAGAAGAACGGCGACGTTTATTGATGGAGATTATATTCCACAAATGTGAATTTGTGGGAGAAATGACTATAGTTCAGCAGGCGCAAAGAAACATCTGTCTCGAAAGCTATGATCGGATTGAACAAACTTTAGATCATTGTATTCATTCAAAAATGTTGCCTGCAAATTTGATTACGCGGCGGGCGGCGGTGATGATGCGCGCCATGATTTCAGGTCTGATGGAAAACTGGCTTTTTGCCCCCCAATCGTTTGATCTCAAAAAAGAAGCGCGGGATTACGTCGCCGTTTTGCTGGAAATGTTAACATTTTGTCCCACCTTACAGTCGACGGGGCCTGACGCCGTATCCTGACGCTACTCCAGGAATAATCCTGGTCGGTTTCGCTGCCGCTATTCTGTCTGACAGAGCCGTGATATTCTTGCGCGTTGACTATTTTCGGTCGTCTTTTCGGTTCAGAAACCTTCATTCACATGACTATGTTGCCGCTCTATAAACGTGCTCAGCACCGAGTTTTTATCACGGTGGCTGTTTTCATCTTAATGCTGTCCTGCCAGTCTCTGGCGCTTGCTCGCGCATCGTCAAACAGCGATCTGCCCTCGAAGGCGGATGTGCAAAGCCAACTGGATACGCTCAATAAGCAAAAAGACCTCTCCGCGCAGGATAAACTGGTTCAGCAGGATCTCGTCGAGACCATTGCAACGCTTGAGAAAATCGAGCGGGTGAAAGACGAGACGACCCAGCTCCGTCAGCGCGTGGCGCAGGCACCAGAAAAAATGCGTCAGGCGACAGAGGCGCTGAGTGCGCTCAGCGATGTGGATAATGATGATGAAACGCGTAAGACGCTCAGTACGCTTTCATTACGCCAGTTAGAACTGCGCGTGGCGCAGGTTCTGGATGATTTGCAGAACGCGCAAAACGATCTCGCCACCTATAACAGCCAGCTCGTTTCCCTGCAAACACAGCCCGAGCGTGTACAAAATGCGATGTATACGGCTTCTCAGCAGCTTCAGCAGATTCGCAACCGACTGGACGGCACCAGCGTGGGCGAAGCGGCGTTACGACCGACTCAGCAGGTGCTTTTACAGGCCCAGCAGACGTTACTGAACGCCCAGATCGATCAACAACGTAAAAGCCTGGAAGGCAATACGGTGTTGCAAGACACCCTGCAAAAACAGCGTGACTATATTACGGCAAACAGCAACCGGCTCGAGCACCAGTTACAGTTACTGCAGGAAGCGGTCAACAGCAAGCGTCTGACCTTAACGGAAAAAACGGCGCAGGAGGCCATTTCCCCGGATGAAACCGCGCGGATCCAGGCCAACCCACTGGTGAAACAGGAGCTGGAAATCAACCATCAGCTCAGCCAGCGCCTGATCACCGCGACGGAAAATGGCAACTCGCTGATGCAGCAAAACATTAGGGTCAAAAACTGGCTGGACCGCGCGCTGCAATCTGAACGCAATATCAAAGAACAAATCGCGGTGCTGAAGGGCAGTCTGCTGCTGTCGCGTATTCTCTATCAACAGCAGCAAACGCTGCCGTCGGCGGATGAACTCTCTGACATGACCAACCGCATTGCGGACCTGCGTCTGGAGCAGTTCGAAATTAACCAGCAGCGTGACGCGTTGTTCCAGAACGATGCGTTCGTGGCTAAGCTGGAAGAAGGCCACAGCAACGAAGTGAATGACGAAGTCCACGATGCGCTGCTACAGGTTGTCGATATGCGCCGTGAACTGCTGGACCAGTTGAACAAGCAACTGGGTAATCAGCTCATGATGGCCATTAATCTGCAAATTAATCAGCAGCAGTTAATGAGTGTCTCGAAAAGCCTGAAAGAGATCCTGACCCAGCAAATCTTCTGGGTAAACAGCAACCGGCCAATGGACTGGGACTGGATCAAAGCCTTCCCGCAGTCGCTGAAAGATCAGTTCAAGTCGATGAAAATCACGGTGAACTGGGAAAAAGCGTGGCCAGCGGTGTTTATCGCCTTCCTGGCCGGGTTGCCGCTACTGCTCATTGCCGGGTTGATTCGCTGGCGTCTGAAGTGGCTGAAAGCCTGGCAGCAGCAACTCGCCGCCGCGGTGGGATCGCTGCGCAATGACAGTCAGCTAAACACACCGAAAGCGATTCTGATCGATCTGATTCGCGCGCTGCCAGTATGTCTGCTGATTCTGGCGGTCGGCCTGATTTTGCTGACCATGCAGTTAAACATCAGCGATCTGCTGTGGGCATTCAGTAAAAAACTGGCAATCTTCTGGCTGGTTTTCGGACTGTGCTGGAAAGTGCTCGAAAAAGACGGGGTGGCGATTCGCCATTTTGGTATGCCTGCGCAACTGACCAGCCACTGGCGTCGCCAGATTGTGCGCATCAGCCTGGCGCTACTGCCGCTGCATTTCTGGTCAGTCGTGGCAGAGCTTTCTCCCTTGCATCTGATGGACGATGTGCTGGGGCAGGCGATGATTTTCCTCAACCTGCTGCTGATCGCGTTTCTGGTCTGGCCGATGTGCCGCGAAAGCTGGCGTGATAAAGAGTCACATGGCCTGCGCCTGGTGACGATCACCATCCTGTCTATCATCCCGATTGCGCTGATGGTGCTGACGGCAACTGGCTACTTTTACACCACGCTGCGCCTGTCGGGCCGCTGGATTGAAACCGTTTATCTGGTCATCATCTGGAACCTGCTCTATCAGACGGTGCTGCGCGGTTTAAGCGTCGCGGCGCGGCGTATCGCCTGGCGTCGTGCACTGGCGCGTCGGCAGAATCTGGTGAAAGAGGGGGCCGAAGGAGCGGAACCACAGGAAGAACCCACCATCGCGCTGGAGCAGGTGAACCAGCAAACGTTACGCATTACGATGCTGCTGATGATTTCACTGTTTGCGGTGGTGTTCTGGGCGATTTGGTCCGATCTGATCACCGTGTTCAGCTATCTCGACAGCATTACGC
The sequence above is drawn from the Citrobacter amalonaticus genome and encodes:
- the acrB gene encoding efflux RND transporter permease AcrB, which codes for MPNFFIDRPIFAWVIAIIIMLAGGLAILKLPVAQYPTIAPPAVTISATYPGADAKTVQDTVTQVIEQNMNGIDNLMYMSSNSDSTGTVQITLTFESGTDADIAQVQVQNKLQLAMPLLPQEVQQQGVSVEKSSSSFLMVVGVINTDGTMTQEDISDYVAANMKDTISRTSGVGDVQLFGSQYAMRIWMDPTELNKYQLTPVDVIAAIKAQNAQVAAGQLGGTPPVKGQQLNASIIAQTRLTSTDEFGKILLKVNQDGSQVRLRDVAKIELGGENYDIIAKFNGKPASGLGIKLATGANALDTAAAIRAELVKMEPFFPSGLKIVYPYDTTPFVKISIHEVVKTLAEAIILVFLVMYLFLQNFRATLIPTIAVPVVLLGTFAVLAAFGFSINTLTMFGMVLAIGLLVDDAIVVVENVERVMSEEGLPPKEATRKSMGQIQGALVGIAMVLSAVFIPMAFFGGSTGAIYRQFSITIVSAMALSVLVALILTPALCATMLKPVAKGDHGEGKKGFFGWFNRMFDKSTHHYTDSVGNILRSTGRYLLLYLIIVVGMAFLFVRLPSSFLPDEDQGVFLSMAQLPAGATQERTQKVLDEMTDYFLTKEKNNVESVFAVNGFGFAGRGQNTGIAFVSLKDWADRPGEENKVEAITQRASAAFSQIKDAMVFAFNLPAIVELGTATGFDFQLIDQAGLGHEKLTQARNQLFGEVAKHPDLLVGVRPNGLEDTPQFKIDIDQEKAQALGVSISDINTTLGAAWGGSYVNDFIDRGRVKKVYVMSEAKYRMLPEDIGNWYVRGSDGQMVPFSAFSSSRWEYGSPRLERYNGLPSMEILGQAAPGKSTGEAMAMMEQLASKLPSGIGYDWTGMSYQERLSGNQAPALYAISLIVVFLCLAALYESWSIPFSVMLVVPLGVIGALLAATFRGLTNDVYFQVGLLTTIGLSAKNAILIVEFAKDLMDKEGKGLIEATLDAVRMRLRPILMTSLAFILGVMPLVISSGAGSGAQNAVGTGVMGGMVTATVLAIFFVPVFFVVVRRRFSRKSEDIEHSHSVEHR
- the acrA gene encoding multidrug efflux RND transporter periplasmic adaptor subunit AcrA, with the translated sequence MNKNRGFTPLAVVLMLSGSLALTGCDDKQAQQGGQQMPEVGVVTLKTEPLQITTELPGRTSAFRIAEVRPQVSGIILKRNFEEGSDIEAGVSLYQIDPATYQATYESAKGDLAKAQAAASIAQVTVNRYKKLLGTQYISQQDYDQALADAQQANAAVVAAKAAVETARINLAYTKVTSPISGRIGKSAVTEGALVQNGQATALATVQQLDPIYVDVTQSSNDFLRLKQELANGTLKQENGKAKVELVTSDGIKFPQTGTLEFSDVTVDQTTGSITIRAVFPNPDHTLLPGMFVRARLEEGTNPTALLVPQQGVTRTPRGDATVLVVGADDKVENRQIVASQAIGNKWLVTSGLKAGERVIISGLQKVRPGAQVKAQEITAENNQQAASGSQPEQSKS
- the acrR gene encoding multidrug efflux transporter transcriptional repressor AcrR is translated as MARKTKQQAQETRQHILDVALRLFSQQGVSSTSLAEIAKAAGVTRGAIYWHFKNKSDLFSEIWELSESSIGELETEYQAKFPDDPLSVLREILVHLLESTVTEERRRLLMEIIFHKCEFVGEMTIVQQAQRNICLESYDRIEQTLDHCIHSKMLPANLITRRAAVMMRAMISGLMENWLFAPQSFDLKKEARDYVAVLLEMLTFCPTLQSTGPDAVS
- the mscK gene encoding mechanosensitive channel MscK, yielding MTMLPLYKRAQHRVFITVAVFILMLSCQSLALARASSNSDLPSKADVQSQLDTLNKQKDLSAQDKLVQQDLVETIATLEKIERVKDETTQLRQRVAQAPEKMRQATEALSALSDVDNDDETRKTLSTLSLRQLELRVAQVLDDLQNAQNDLATYNSQLVSLQTQPERVQNAMYTASQQLQQIRNRLDGTSVGEAALRPTQQVLLQAQQTLLNAQIDQQRKSLEGNTVLQDTLQKQRDYITANSNRLEHQLQLLQEAVNSKRLTLTEKTAQEAISPDETARIQANPLVKQELEINHQLSQRLITATENGNSLMQQNIRVKNWLDRALQSERNIKEQIAVLKGSLLLSRILYQQQQTLPSADELSDMTNRIADLRLEQFEINQQRDALFQNDAFVAKLEEGHSNEVNDEVHDALLQVVDMRRELLDQLNKQLGNQLMMAINLQINQQQLMSVSKSLKEILTQQIFWVNSNRPMDWDWIKAFPQSLKDQFKSMKITVNWEKAWPAVFIAFLAGLPLLLIAGLIRWRLKWLKAWQQQLAAAVGSLRNDSQLNTPKAILIDLIRALPVCLLILAVGLILLTMQLNISDLLWAFSKKLAIFWLVFGLCWKVLEKDGVAIRHFGMPAQLTSHWRRQIVRISLALLPLHFWSVVAELSPLHLMDDVLGQAMIFLNLLLIAFLVWPMCRESWRDKESHGLRLVTITILSIIPIALMVLTATGYFYTTLRLSGRWIETVYLVIIWNLLYQTVLRGLSVAARRIAWRRALARRQNLVKEGAEGAEPQEEPTIALEQVNQQTLRITMLLMISLFAVVFWAIWSDLITVFSYLDSITLWHYNGTEAGAAVVKSVTMGSLLFAIIASMVAWALIRNLPGLLEVLVLSRLKMRQGASYAITTILNYIIIAVGAMTVFGSLGVSWDKLQWLAAALSVGLGFGLQEIFGNFVSGLIILFERPVRIGDTVTIGTFSGTVSKIRIRATTITDFDRKEVIIPNKAFVTERLINWSLSDTTTRLVIRIGVAYGSDLDKVKKVLLQAAMEHPKVMHDPEPAVFFTTFGASTLDHELRLYVRELRDRSHTVDELNRSIDRLCRENNIDIAFNQLEVHLRNEKGDEVTEVKREIKGDDPTPAV